In Vicinamibacterales bacterium, a single window of DNA contains:
- a CDS encoding HAD family phosphatase: MRFRPHAVIFDIDGTLVDNMALHAEAFAVFAQRHGLPPLTADDRAKLDGRRNSEIFPILFGRDVPRDEWQAYEAEKEGLYRELSRGRLLPVKGLLALIARLIAAAIPMALATSAPEPNVVHTLNELDLTAAFPLIVRGDQVPRGKPAPDVFLEAAIQLAVPPPNCLVFEDAPVGIVAAQAAGMPVVALTTSFDAAHFARLQPPPAATCDDFDLFLERHFA, encoded by the coding sequence ATGCGCTTTCGTCCGCACGCCGTCATCTTCGACATCGATGGCACCCTCGTTGACAACATGGCGCTGCACGCCGAGGCCTTCGCGGTCTTTGCGCAGCGCCATGGCCTGCCGCCGCTCACCGCCGACGATCGCGCCAAGCTCGACGGCCGGCGCAACAGCGAGATCTTTCCGATCCTGTTCGGCCGCGACGTGCCTCGCGACGAGTGGCAGGCCTACGAAGCGGAGAAGGAAGGCTTGTATCGCGAACTGTCACGCGGCCGGTTGCTGCCGGTGAAAGGCCTGCTGGCCCTGATCGCGCGACTCATCGCGGCGGCCATCCCGATGGCGCTGGCGACATCGGCGCCGGAGCCGAACGTCGTGCACACGCTCAACGAGCTGGACCTGACCGCCGCCTTCCCGCTGATCGTGCGCGGCGACCAGGTGCCGCGCGGCAAGCCGGCCCCCGACGTGTTCCTCGAGGCGGCGATCCAGCTCGCCGTGCCGCCGCCCAACTGCCTGGTGTTCGAAGACGCGCCCGTGGGGATTGTCGCGGCCCAGGCCGCCGGCATGCCGGTGGTGGCGCTGACCACCAGTTTCGACGCCGCGCACTTCGCGCGGCTGCAGCCGCCGCCCGCAGCGACCTGCGACGACTTCGACCTGTTTCTCGAACGTCACTTCGCGTAG
- a CDS encoding biotin/lipoyl-containing protein, with product MTFEVAAGNGVRSVTISRKGALLHVVIGDRTHVVDARRVGELALSLLVQPQDASQPTRSVDVALAAQRTAGDFDVHVAGRTIPVQVRVAGGFGRQKKAGAAHGTGPQRIVAPMPGKIVRVLVKAGDQVTARQGLVVVEAMKMENELRAVRDGRVREVSVVEGQSVDAGASLLVVE from the coding sequence ATGACGTTCGAGGTTGCCGCCGGCAACGGCGTCCGCTCCGTGACCATCTCCCGCAAGGGGGCGCTACTGCACGTCGTGATCGGTGACCGCACCCACGTCGTCGATGCGAGGCGGGTCGGCGAACTCGCGCTGTCACTGCTCGTGCAACCACAGGATGCGTCGCAGCCGACCCGTAGCGTGGATGTGGCGCTGGCCGCGCAGCGCACCGCCGGCGACTTTGACGTGCACGTGGCGGGCCGGACCATCCCGGTGCAGGTCCGCGTGGCGGGCGGGTTCGGACGTCAGAAGAAGGCCGGCGCCGCCCACGGCACCGGCCCGCAGCGGATTGTCGCGCCGATGCCCGGCAAGATCGTCCGCGTGCTGGTGAAAGCGGGCGACCAGGTGACGGCGCGGCAGGGCCTGGTGGTGGTCGAGGCCATGAAGATGGAAAACGAGCTTCGCGCGGTCCGCGACGGGCGGGTCCGCGAGGTGTCGGTGGTCGAGGGGCAGTCGGTGGATGCGGGTGCGAGCCTGCTGGTCGTGGAATAG
- a CDS encoding acetyl-CoA carboxylase biotin carboxylase subunit codes for MKKILIANRGEIAVRVIRACRDMGIATVAVYSECDRAALHVRLADEAWPVGPSPPRESYLRIDKIIDIAKKSGADAVHPGYGFLAENEDFAAACRDAGLVFIGPSPEAITLMGSKTAARQAAIKAGVPVVPGTEEPLGDQTSDADVLAVAERIGYPLMLKAVAGGGGKGMRMVASPADLPGALRAARSEAQSAFGDGAVYLERRILAPRHIEVQLLGDHHGTVLPFVERECSIQRRHQKVVEESPSLAVSPELRRQMTSAAAAVARTVGYTNAGTIEFLLDTDGSFYFLEMNTRLQVEHPITEIATGVDLVQWQIRIARGERLDLDPESLLTPTAHAIECRIYAEDPDNGFLPSPGRIQGLRVPQGPGVRDDSGAYEGGEVPIFYDPMISKLITWGDTRDRALARMKRALAEYEVRGIRTTIPFFQWILEDDDFKAGRFDTTFIDRKLGAPGFGPLQAIDADHEELAMIAAAVHMFTRPAANSLASSAAPVSHWKQAGRAEALR; via the coding sequence ATGAAGAAGATCCTGATCGCCAATCGTGGCGAGATTGCTGTCCGTGTGATCCGTGCGTGCCGCGACATGGGCATTGCCACGGTCGCGGTTTATTCCGAATGCGATCGCGCCGCGCTGCACGTGCGCCTCGCCGACGAAGCCTGGCCGGTGGGGCCGAGCCCGCCGCGCGAGAGCTACCTGCGCATCGACAAAATCATCGACATCGCGAAGAAGTCGGGTGCCGATGCCGTGCATCCGGGCTACGGCTTCCTGGCCGAGAACGAGGATTTCGCGGCGGCGTGCCGCGATGCGGGCCTCGTGTTCATCGGCCCGTCGCCCGAAGCGATCACGCTGATGGGCAGCAAGACCGCCGCGCGCCAGGCCGCCATCAAGGCCGGCGTGCCGGTCGTGCCGGGCACCGAGGAACCGCTGGGCGATCAGACCTCCGACGCCGACGTGCTCGCCGTGGCCGAACGCATCGGCTACCCGCTGATGCTGAAGGCGGTGGCCGGTGGCGGCGGCAAGGGCATGCGCATGGTCGCCTCGCCCGCGGACCTGCCGGGCGCGTTGCGCGCGGCGCGCTCGGAAGCGCAGTCGGCCTTCGGCGACGGTGCCGTGTATCTCGAGCGCCGCATCCTCGCGCCGCGCCACATCGAAGTGCAGTTGCTCGGCGATCACCACGGCACCGTGCTGCCGTTCGTGGAGCGCGAGTGCTCGATCCAGCGCCGTCACCAGAAGGTGGTGGAAGAGAGCCCGTCGCTCGCGGTGTCGCCCGAGTTGCGGCGGCAGATGACGTCGGCGGCCGCCGCGGTGGCGCGGACGGTGGGCTACACCAACGCCGGCACGATCGAGTTCCTGCTCGATACCGACGGCTCGTTCTACTTCCTCGAGATGAACACGCGCCTCCAGGTCGAGCACCCGATCACGGAAATCGCGACGGGCGTGGACCTGGTGCAGTGGCAAATTCGCATCGCCCGCGGCGAGCGGCTCGACCTCGACCCGGAGTCGTTGCTGACGCCCACGGCGCATGCGATCGAGTGCCGCATCTACGCGGAGGACCCGGACAACGGGTTCCTGCCGTCGCCCGGCCGCATCCAGGGGCTGCGCGTGCCGCAGGGGCCGGGGGTGCGCGACGACAGTGGGGCGTACGAGGGCGGCGAGGTGCCGATCTTCTACGACCCGATGATCTCGAAGCTCATCACATGGGGCGACACCCGCGACCGCGCCCTGGCGCGGATGAAGCGCGCGCTGGCGGAATACGAAGTGCGGGGCATTCGCACCACCATCCCGTTCTTCCAGTGGATCCTGGAAGACGACGACTTCAAGGCCGGCCGCTTCGACACCACGTTTATCGATCGCAAGCTCGGCGCGCCCGGCTTCGGCCCGTTGCAGGCGATTGACGCCGATCACGAGGAACTGGCGATGATCGCCGCCGCCGTGCACATGTTCACGCGGCCCGCGGCGAACTCGTTGGCCTCGTCGGCGGCGCCGGTCAGCCACTGGAAACAGGCCGGCCGGGCGGAGGCGCTGCGATGA